A window from Leuconostoc mesenteroides subsp. mesenteroides encodes these proteins:
- a CDS encoding SidA/IucD/PvdA family monooxygenase, protein MTEPHIYDTIIIGGGPAGLSAGIYAGRSTMDTLIIEGDQIGGQVTTTSSVANYPAVETIDGTALVNKMQQQAKSFGVHFVFDTVDDYNFSNEVIKTVTGKKDTYHARSVIIATGAQPHQVGFQGEQDFRGHGVAYCSTCDGELFSGLEVFVIGGGYAAAEEADYLTRFARHVTIVMRSNDFTCPPLTADRARLNPKITIWSNTEIQTVAGQNYITDATFINNKTNEQTTYHVADGDNTFGIFVYVGTDPQTKIFQHDITLDEHQYIVTDSQGQTNIPGVFAAGDVISKPLRQIVTAASDGANAATSAEIFVSKQKHRLHIPVNRSEASAPKNDVAKGPTSPIAATEPSTHIGQWFAKEIVQTLQPIFDKLTQDVTLHQLTDGSSKSHELSSFLEEFSQLSSHLNFKMENTSTTLESKYHVQHMPNFRLLTDNNEDTGIQFSGIPTGHELNSLVLALYNIAGPGQKIDTNLVQRIQRLPKASLKIGVSLTCHFCPDVVAACQHIAAINDNVTAEMIDLQLFPELRESHHIMSVPAMIINNSDNVIFGSQSLEEIISAIETNSPLPVH, encoded by the coding sequence ATGACTGAACCACATATTTATGACACAATTATTATAGGTGGTGGACCTGCTGGTTTATCAGCCGGCATATACGCCGGTCGCTCAACAATGGATACTTTAATTATTGAAGGCGATCAAATTGGTGGACAAGTCACAACAACTTCGAGCGTTGCCAATTATCCTGCTGTTGAAACAATTGATGGTACGGCATTAGTCAATAAAATGCAACAACAGGCAAAAAGTTTCGGTGTTCACTTCGTGTTTGATACTGTGGACGATTATAATTTTAGTAACGAGGTCATAAAAACCGTTACGGGTAAAAAAGATACTTACCATGCACGTAGCGTCATTATTGCCACAGGTGCTCAACCTCATCAAGTTGGTTTTCAAGGTGAGCAAGACTTTCGAGGTCATGGTGTAGCCTATTGTTCCACTTGTGATGGTGAATTATTTAGTGGATTAGAAGTATTCGTCATCGGTGGCGGCTACGCTGCTGCTGAAGAAGCTGATTATCTCACAAGATTTGCACGTCATGTTACTATTGTGATGCGATCTAATGACTTTACTTGCCCACCGCTAACTGCTGACCGTGCACGTCTCAACCCCAAAATCACCATTTGGTCAAACACAGAAATTCAAACAGTTGCTGGTCAAAACTATATAACTGATGCAACATTTATTAATAACAAAACAAACGAGCAAACTACTTATCATGTTGCTGATGGCGATAACACATTTGGTATTTTTGTTTACGTAGGCACAGATCCGCAAACAAAAATCTTTCAACATGATATTACGCTGGATGAGCATCAATATATTGTGACTGACTCTCAAGGTCAAACGAATATTCCAGGGGTATTTGCTGCTGGGGATGTCATTTCTAAACCACTTAGACAAATTGTTACGGCAGCATCTGATGGCGCCAATGCCGCTACTAGTGCAGAGATCTTTGTGTCGAAACAAAAACACAGACTTCATATTCCAGTTAACCGTTCCGAAGCCTCCGCTCCAAAAAATGATGTCGCTAAAGGACCGACTAGTCCTATTGCTGCAACTGAGCCTTCTACCCACATTGGACAGTGGTTTGCAAAAGAAATTGTACAGACTTTACAACCTATTTTTGATAAACTTACGCAAGATGTGACTCTTCATCAATTAACAGACGGCTCATCAAAAAGTCACGAACTTTCCTCATTTTTGGAAGAGTTTAGCCAACTAAGTAGTCATCTGAACTTCAAAATGGAAAACACTAGCACTACACTAGAAAGTAAATATCATGTTCAACACATGCCAAACTTTAGACTGCTTACTGATAATAATGAAGATACTGGAATCCAATTTAGTGGTATTCCGACCGGACATGAATTAAATTCTCTAGTTCTAGCGCTCTATAATATAGCAGGACCTGGTCAAAAAATTGATACAAATCTTGTCCAACGTATACAACGTTTACCAAAAGCATCTTTGAAGATTGGGGTATCACTCACTTGTCATTTTTGCCCAGATGTTGTGGCTGCTTGCCAACATATTGCCGCAATTAATGATAATGTAACTGCTGAAATGATTGACCTACAACTATTCCCTGAACTACGCGAATCACATCACATTATGAGTGTACCCGCAATGATTATTAATAACAGCGATAATGTTATTTTTGGTAGCCAATCGCTGGAAGAAATCATTTCCGCTATTGAGACAAATAGTCCCTTACCTGTTCATTGA